A region of Anguilla rostrata isolate EN2019 chromosome 10, ASM1855537v3, whole genome shotgun sequence DNA encodes the following proteins:
- the LOC135233145 gene encoding ubiquitin-associated protein 1-like, whose amino-acid sequence MAGWKSGSDFQNSGQYSYLDEVPFKISDGFRCPAKVGLPVGFCVPDCTSASAQFEYDFSLERRVVRWGKELEEARATQERERREAESSRTRRAASGEQEAEHSDGTPPRRHLDEKAPPPPALNPVLARLSHSDILMPLPAPSLAPPRRPSPPGLPKGFNLADFESAEDPFNKLELKTLNDKEELRSILLVQALTPPLPPPVKTDLYHRTNGLVAPPKQEGPGGRLDAGPPCNIRSLSFPKLSDSAPSPTPRHNLFNGTPPITRRALPQKDIIARLAHDGILKRSPPLPGTGPAPRPPGVVGEGGALFGLTPGERQWVETIVAMGYPYEGVLKAMQRQGQNMEQVLDYLIVRARLCERGFDAGAVEECLEMCQCSEEKALEFLQLASRFGEMGFERDAIKEVLRLHSNDRDKALEELMTRAATS is encoded by the exons ATGGCTGGATGGAAGTCTGGGTCAGATTTTCAGAACTCTG GACAGTACAGCTACCTGGACGAAGTTCCCTTCAAGATTAGTGACGGGTTCAGGTGTCCGGCCAAAGTGGGTCTCCCGGTGGGGTTCTGTGTCCCAGACTGCACCTCTGCGTCGGCCCAGTTTGAG tATGACTTCTCCTTAGAGCGGCGGGTGGTGCGATGGgggaaggagctggaggaggcacGGGCGAcccaggagagagagcggcgaGAGGCGGAGTCCAGCAGGACGAGGCGAGCGGCGTCAGgggagcaggaggcggagcaTAGCGACGGGACCCCGCCCCGTCGCCACTTGGACGAGaaagccccgcctccacccgCACTCAACCCCGTGCTGGCCAGGTTGAGCCACAGCGACATCCTCatgcccctccccgcccccagcttggccccgccccgccgtccCAGCCCCCCCGGCCTCCCGAAGGGCTTCAACCTCGCTGACTTTGAGAGTGCGGAAGACCCTTTCAACAAGCTGGAGCTCAAAACCCTCAACGACAAAGAGGAACTGAGGAGCATCTTGCTGGTGCAggccctgaccccgcccctgcccccgcctgTCAAAACGGACCTATACCACAGGACCAATGGCCTGGTGGCCCCTCCCAAACAGGAAGGGCCCGGGGGCCGGCTGGACGCGGGACCTCCCTGCAACATCCGCTCTCTCAGCTTCCCCAAACTttctgactccgcccccagccccaccccacggCACAACCTGTTCAACGGCACCCCGCCCATCACACGGCGTGCCCTCCCCCAGAAAGACATCATCGCTCGCCTAGCCCACGACGGCATCCTGAAACGG TCTCCGCCCCTCCCGGGCACTGGGCCCGCCCCTCGACCTCCtggtgtggtgggggagggCGGAGCCTTGTTTGGACTGACGCCTGGAGAGAGGCAGTGGGTGGAGACCATCGTGGCCATGGGCTACCCCTACGAGGGCGTGCTGAAGGCCATGCAGAGGCAAGGTCAGAACATGGAGCAG GTGCTGGACTACCTGATCGTTCGCGCGCGGCTGTGCGAGCGAGGGTTCGACGCAGGCGCGGTGGAGGAGTGCCTGGAGATGTGCCAGTGTTCCGAAGAGAAG GCCCTGGAGTTCCTGCAGCTGGCGTCTCGTTTCGGGGAGATGGGTTTCGAGAGAGACGCCATTAAAGAGGTGCTGCGGCTCCACAGCAACGACCGGGACAAGGCTCTGGAGGAGCTCATGACTCGAGCAGCCACCAGCTGA